The Mycobacterium seoulense genome has a window encoding:
- the mscL gene encoding large-conductance mechanosensitive channel protein MscL yields the protein MFKGFKEFLSRGNIVDLAVAVVIGTAFTALVTKFTDSIITPLINRIGVKEHSDVGVLKIGIGGGQTIDLNILLSAAINFVLIAAVVYFFVVLPYNTLRKRGEVEQADDAQIVLLTEIRDLLAQTNGGSSGRHGETSTTPPPEHGPRADAESQ from the coding sequence ATGTTCAAAGGGTTCAAGGAGTTTCTCTCGCGGGGCAACATCGTCGACCTGGCCGTCGCGGTGGTCATCGGTACCGCCTTCACCGCGCTGGTCACCAAGTTCACCGACAGCATCATCACGCCGTTGATCAACCGGATCGGCGTCAAAGAACACTCCGATGTCGGCGTCCTGAAGATCGGCATCGGCGGCGGCCAGACCATCGACTTGAACATCCTGCTGTCGGCCGCCATCAACTTCGTGCTGATCGCCGCTGTCGTCTACTTCTTCGTCGTGCTGCCCTACAACACGCTGCGCAAGCGCGGCGAGGTCGAGCAGGCGGACGACGCCCAGATCGTTCTGCTCACCGAGATCCGCGACCTGCTGGCCCAGACCAACGGCGGCTCGTCCGGCAGGCACGGCGAAACCAGCACCACACCCCCGCCGGAGCACGGACCCCGCGCCGACGCCGAGTCGCAATAA
- a CDS encoding MogA/MoaB family molybdenum cofactor biosynthesis protein, whose protein sequence is MRVEEPSAAGLSELGYTVAPMETGAELVVGRALVVVVDDRTAHGDEDHSGPLVTELLTEAGFVVDGVVAVAADEVEIRNALNTAVIGGVDLVVSVGGTGVTPRDVTPEATREILDREILGIAEAIRASGLSAGIIDAGLSRGLAGVSGSTLVVNLAGSRYAVRDGMATLNPLAAQIIGQLSSLEI, encoded by the coding sequence ATGCGAGTCGAAGAACCCTCGGCGGCGGGATTGTCGGAGCTCGGTTATACGGTGGCACCCATGGAGACGGGCGCCGAATTGGTGGTCGGCCGGGCCCTTGTCGTGGTGGTCGACGATCGCACCGCCCACGGCGACGAGGACCACAGCGGGCCACTGGTTACCGAGCTGCTGACCGAGGCGGGATTCGTCGTCGACGGTGTGGTCGCCGTCGCGGCGGACGAGGTGGAGATCCGCAACGCGCTCAACACCGCGGTGATCGGCGGGGTCGACCTGGTGGTCTCCGTCGGTGGGACGGGTGTCACGCCGCGCGACGTCACCCCGGAGGCGACCCGCGAGATCCTGGACCGCGAGATCCTGGGCATCGCCGAGGCCATCCGGGCGTCGGGGCTGTCCGCGGGCATCATCGACGCCGGCCTGTCTCGCGGCCTGGCCGGGGTGTCCGGCAGCACGCTGGTGGTGAACCTGGCGGGCTCCCGGTACGCGGTGCGCGATGGCATGGCGACGCTGAACCCGCTGGCCGCTCAGATCATCGGGCAGCTGTCGAGCCTGGAGATCTGA
- a CDS encoding S1C family serine protease — MTNDPRYSPPPQQPGYRPAPNQPAPAQSHPGTSAYGQGHQQPSYSQPFDWRHQSQTTQFRQPYDPYEPFSGTGQGRIPGGTGVGPIPGGTGPMPGMLPPMPPGAQRRPRAGLLAVGALAIAVVSAGIGGAAATAVELGTHPTTGNGHTVIGAPSVPAANMPPGSVEQVASKVVPSVVMLETDLGRQSEEGSGVILSADGLILTNNHVVAAAAGPPKAPGVPGAPPGGPPGGPVGGPAPKTTVTFADGRTASFTVVGADPTSDIAVIRVQGVSGLTPISLGSSSDLRVGQPVVAIGSPLGLSGTVTTGIVSALNRPVSTTGESGNQNTVLDAIQTDAAINPGNSGGALVNMSGQLVGVNSAIATLGADSPDAQSGSIGLGFAIPVDQAKRIADELISTGKASHASLGVQVTNDKGAPGAKVVDVVPNGAAATAGVPKNVIVTKVDDRPISSADALVAAVRSKAPGDKISLTFQDPAGGGSRTVPVTLGKADQ; from the coding sequence ATGACGAATGACCCGAGGTATTCGCCACCGCCGCAGCAGCCGGGATACCGTCCCGCGCCGAATCAGCCTGCGCCCGCCCAGAGCCACCCGGGGACCTCCGCTTACGGCCAGGGGCATCAGCAACCGTCGTATAGCCAGCCATTCGACTGGCGCCACCAGTCGCAGACGACCCAATTTCGGCAGCCATACGACCCGTACGAGCCGTTCAGCGGCACCGGTCAGGGCCGGATACCGGGGGGAACCGGGGTAGGCCCCATCCCCGGGGGGACGGGCCCGATGCCCGGCATGCTGCCGCCGATGCCGCCCGGCGCCCAAAGGCGACCCCGCGCAGGGCTGTTGGCCGTCGGCGCGTTGGCCATCGCGGTGGTGTCCGCCGGCATCGGCGGGGCGGCGGCCACGGCCGTCGAGCTCGGCACGCACCCGACCACCGGCAACGGGCACACGGTCATCGGCGCACCCAGCGTTCCCGCGGCGAACATGCCGCCCGGCAGCGTCGAACAGGTCGCCTCCAAGGTGGTGCCCAGCGTCGTCATGCTGGAGACCGATCTCGGCCGCCAGTCCGAAGAGGGCTCCGGCGTCATCCTTTCCGCCGACGGCCTCATCCTCACCAACAACCACGTGGTCGCGGCGGCCGCGGGGCCGCCGAAGGCGCCCGGCGTTCCCGGCGCTCCCCCCGGCGGCCCGCCCGGGGGTCCCGTCGGCGGGCCCGCTCCCAAGACGACGGTGACCTTCGCCGACGGCCGCACCGCGTCGTTCACGGTCGTCGGCGCCGATCCCACCAGCGACATCGCCGTGATCCGCGTGCAGGGCGTTTCCGGCCTCACCCCGATCTCCCTGGGCTCCTCATCGGATCTGCGGGTGGGACAACCAGTGGTTGCCATCGGGTCGCCGCTGGGCCTGTCGGGCACGGTGACCACCGGTATCGTCAGCGCGCTCAACCGGCCGGTGTCGACCACCGGTGAGTCGGGCAACCAGAACACCGTTCTGGACGCGATCCAGACCGACGCGGCCATCAACCCGGGCAACTCCGGCGGCGCGTTGGTCAACATGAGCGGGCAGCTGGTGGGCGTGAACTCGGCGATCGCCACCCTGGGCGCGGACTCGCCGGACGCCCAGAGCGGTTCGATCGGGCTCGGGTTCGCGATCCCGGTCGACCAGGCCAAGCGCATCGCCGACGAGCTGATCAGCACCGGCAAGGCGTCCCACGCCTCGCTGGGCGTGCAGGTGACGAACGACAAGGGCGCTCCGGGCGCCAAGGTCGTCGACGTCGTGCCGAACGGTGCGGCCGCGACCGCCGGCGTCCCCAAGAACGTGATCGTCACCAAGGTCGACGACCGCCCGATCAGCAGCGCCGACGCCCTGGTTGCCGCCGTGCGGTCCAAGGCGCCGGGCGACAAGATTTCGCTGACCTTCCAGGATCCCGCTGGTGGTGGCAGCCGTACCGTGCCGGTGACTCTGGGGAAGGCGGATCAGTAA
- a CDS encoding HAMP domain-containing sensor histidine kinase: MIRYQRPQRVPLRAASSLSLRWRVMLLAMSMVAMVVVLMAFAVYAVISAALYSDIDNQLQSRAQLLIASGSLAADPGKAIEGTAYSDVNAMLVNPGHSIYTAQQPGQTLPVGAPEKAVIRGDLFMSRRTAFDQRVLAIHLPNGCSLLISKSLKPTEAVMTKLRLVLLIVGGIGVAVAAVAGGMVTRAGLRPVGRLTEAAERVARTDDLRPIPVFGSDELARLTEAFNLMLRALAESRERQARLVTDAGHELRTPLTSLRTNVELLMASMEPGAPRLPEQEMVELRADVLAQIEELSTLVGDLVDLTRDDAGQVVHEPVDMSEVVDRSLERVRRRRNDIHFDVNVTPWQMFGDAAGLSRAVLNLLDNAAKWSPPGGRVGVTMRQLDPSHAELVVSDHGPGIPPHERRLVFERFYRSTTARAMPGSGLGLAIVKKVVLNHGGLLRVEDTVPGGQPPGTSFYVLLPGRPMPPSTYPASGAGNAEGEPGADPTVPVATDEANSREPSNVVSVDSQSARAR; this comes from the coding sequence ATGATCCGGTACCAACGGCCCCAACGCGTTCCGCTGCGCGCCGCCAGTTCGTTGTCGCTGCGGTGGCGCGTCATGCTGCTGGCGATGTCGATGGTGGCGATGGTCGTCGTGCTGATGGCATTCGCCGTGTACGCGGTGATTTCGGCTGCGCTGTATAGCGATATCGACAACCAGCTGCAAAGCCGGGCGCAGCTGCTGATCGCCAGCGGTTCACTGGCCGCTGACCCCGGCAAGGCCATCGAAGGCACCGCCTACTCGGATGTCAATGCGATGCTGGTGAACCCGGGCCACTCGATCTACACCGCGCAGCAGCCGGGTCAGACGTTGCCCGTCGGTGCGCCCGAGAAGGCGGTGATCCGCGGTGATCTGTTCATGTCCCGGCGCACCGCGTTCGATCAACGGGTCCTGGCCATCCACTTGCCCAACGGCTGTTCGCTGCTGATCTCCAAGAGCCTCAAGCCGACCGAGGCGGTGATGACCAAGTTGCGCTTGGTGCTGCTGATCGTGGGCGGCATCGGTGTCGCGGTCGCCGCGGTGGCGGGCGGCATGGTCACCAGGGCTGGGTTGCGCCCGGTGGGGCGTCTGACCGAGGCGGCGGAACGGGTGGCGCGCACCGACGACCTGCGTCCCATCCCGGTGTTCGGTAGCGACGAATTGGCAAGGCTCACCGAGGCATTCAACTTGATGCTGCGCGCGCTGGCCGAATCCCGCGAGCGGCAGGCGCGGCTGGTCACCGACGCCGGACACGAATTGCGCACCCCGCTGACGTCCCTGCGCACCAACGTCGAGCTGCTGATGGCTTCCATGGAGCCGGGAGCGCCGCGGCTGCCCGAGCAGGAGATGGTCGAGCTCCGCGCCGACGTGCTGGCCCAGATCGAGGAACTGTCCACGCTGGTGGGCGATCTGGTGGACCTCACCCGCGACGACGCCGGCCAGGTGGTGCACGAACCGGTCGACATGTCCGAGGTGGTCGATCGCAGCCTGGAGCGAGTCAGGCGGCGCCGCAACGACATTCACTTCGACGTCAACGTGACGCCCTGGCAGATGTTCGGCGACGCCGCCGGGCTCTCGCGCGCGGTGCTGAACCTGTTGGACAACGCGGCGAAGTGGAGCCCGCCGGGGGGGCGGGTCGGCGTCACCATGCGGCAGCTCGACCCGTCGCACGCGGAGCTGGTGGTGTCCGACCACGGCCCGGGCATCCCACCGCACGAACGCCGCCTGGTGTTCGAGCGGTTCTACCGTTCGACGACCGCGCGCGCCATGCCGGGCTCCGGCCTGGGGCTGGCGATCGTCAAGAAGGTCGTGCTGAATCACGGTGGATTGCTTCGTGTCGAGGACACCGTGCCGGGCGGACAGCCGCCGGGGACCTCGTTTTACGTCCTGCTGCCCGGCCGGCCGATGCCGCCCTCGACGTATCCGGCGTCCGGTGCCGGGAACGCCGAGGGAGAACCGGGCGCCGATCCCACCGTTCCGGTGGCCACCGACGAGGCGAACTCTCGGGAACCGTCGAACGTTGTCTCAGTGGACTCTCAGTCCGCGCGGGCAAGGTAG
- the mprA gene encoding two-component system response regulator MprA, whose protein sequence is MRILVVDDDRAVRESLRRSLSFNGYSVELAHDGLEALEMIASDRPDALVLDVMMPRLDGLEVCRQLRSTGDDLPILVLTARDSVSERVAGLDAGADDYLPKPFALEELLARMRALLRRTKPDDDADSVAMTFSDLTLDPVTREVTRGQRQISLTRTEFALLEMLIANPRRVLTRSRILEEVWGFDFPTSGNALEVYVGYLRRKTEADGEPRLIHTVRGVGYVLRETPP, encoded by the coding sequence GTGCGGATACTGGTCGTCGACGACGATCGCGCAGTGCGTGAGTCGCTGCGCCGGTCGCTTTCCTTCAATGGCTACTCGGTCGAGTTGGCCCATGACGGGCTGGAGGCGCTCGAGATGATCGCCAGCGACCGGCCCGACGCGCTCGTCCTCGACGTGATGATGCCGCGACTGGACGGCCTCGAGGTGTGCCGTCAGCTCCGCAGCACCGGCGACGACCTGCCGATCTTGGTGCTCACGGCCCGCGATTCGGTCTCCGAGCGGGTCGCGGGGCTGGACGCCGGCGCGGACGACTACCTGCCGAAGCCGTTCGCCCTGGAGGAACTGCTGGCCCGGATGCGGGCGCTGCTGCGCCGCACCAAGCCGGACGACGACGCCGACTCGGTGGCCATGACGTTCTCGGACCTGACGCTGGACCCGGTGACCCGCGAAGTCACCCGGGGGCAACGCCAGATCAGCCTGACGCGCACCGAATTCGCCTTGCTGGAAATGTTGATCGCCAACCCGCGCCGGGTGCTTACGCGCAGCCGGATCCTGGAGGAGGTGTGGGGATTCGACTTTCCCACCTCCGGCAACGCGCTCGAGGTCTATGTCGGCTACCTGCGCCGCAAGACCGAGGCCGACGGGGAGCCACGGCTGATTCACACCGTGCGCGGCGTGGGCTACGTCCTTCGCGAGACACCGCCGTGA
- the rpmF gene encoding 50S ribosomal protein L32, protein MAVPKRRMSRANTRSRRAQWKATKTELVGVTVAGQKHKVPRRLLKAARLGLIDLDRR, encoded by the coding sequence ATGGCCGTACCCAAGCGCAGGATGTCGCGCGCGAACACCCGTAGCCGTCGCGCGCAGTGGAAGGCCACCAAGACGGAACTCGTCGGTGTGACGGTCGCCGGCCAGAAGCACAAGGTGCCCCGCCGGCTGCTCAAGGCCGCCCGCCTCGGTCTGATCGACCTGGACCGGCGTTAG
- a CDS encoding acyclic terpene utilization AtuA family protein: MAPTTARDAVRIANCSGFYGDRLSAMREMLTGGDVDYLTGDYLAELTMLILGRDRMKHPERGYAKTFLTQLEDCLGEARDRGVRIVANAGGLNPAGLADAIRALAERLGIPARVAHVEGDDLLARAAELGLGTPLTANAYLGAWGIVDCLGDGADVVVTGRVTDASVIVGAAAAHFGWDRTDYDRLAGAVVAGHVIECGVQASGGNYSFFTEVPDLTHAGFPLAEVHADGSSVITKHPGTGGLVSVDTVTAQLLYEITGARYANPDVTARMDTVELFAEGPDRVRISGVRGEPPPPTYKVSLNSIGGFRNAMTFVLTGLDIEAKAELVRRQLEAALTVKPAELQWSLARTDHADADTEEAASALLHCVVRDPDPANVGRQFSSAAVELALASYPGFHVTAPPGDGQVYGVFTAGYVDADEVSHVAVHTDGTRTDIPCANQTLALAPADPPPLPEPLPAGPTRRVPLGRIAGARSGDKGGSANVGVWVRTDDQWRWLANTLTVELLKELLPEAAEFDVTRHALPNLRAVNFVIDGILGQGVAYQARFDPQAKGLGEWLRGRHVDIPERLL, from the coding sequence ATGGCCCCTACCACTGCTCGCGACGCGGTCCGGATCGCGAATTGCTCCGGCTTTTACGGTGACCGGTTGTCGGCGATGCGCGAAATGCTGACCGGCGGCGACGTGGACTACCTCACCGGCGACTACCTGGCCGAACTGACCATGCTGATTCTAGGTCGCGACCGGATGAAGCATCCCGAGCGCGGCTACGCCAAGACCTTCCTGACCCAGCTCGAGGACTGCCTGGGCGAGGCCCGCGACCGGGGTGTCCGCATCGTCGCCAACGCCGGCGGCCTCAACCCGGCCGGGCTGGCCGACGCGATACGCGCCCTGGCCGAGCGCCTCGGCATCCCCGCCCGGGTGGCCCACGTCGAAGGTGATGACCTGCTGGCGCGCGCCGCCGAACTCGGGCTGGGCACCCCGCTGACCGCCAACGCCTACCTGGGCGCGTGGGGCATCGTCGACTGCCTGGGCGACGGCGCCGACGTGGTCGTCACCGGCCGGGTCACCGACGCCTCGGTGATCGTCGGGGCGGCCGCGGCGCACTTCGGCTGGGACCGCACCGACTATGACCGGCTCGCCGGCGCTGTGGTCGCCGGGCACGTCATCGAGTGCGGCGTGCAGGCGAGCGGCGGCAACTACTCCTTCTTTACGGAAGTCCCCGACCTGACCCACGCTGGCTTCCCGCTGGCCGAGGTGCACGCCGACGGCTCGTCGGTGATCACCAAGCACCCCGGCACCGGCGGCCTGGTCAGCGTCGACACCGTCACCGCGCAGCTGCTCTACGAGATCACCGGCGCGCGCTACGCCAACCCCGACGTCACCGCCCGGATGGACACCGTCGAACTGTTCGCCGAGGGCCCCGACCGGGTGCGCATCAGCGGCGTGCGCGGCGAGCCGCCGCCGCCCACGTACAAGGTGTCGCTGAACAGCATCGGCGGATTCCGCAATGCGATGACCTTCGTGCTGACCGGGCTGGACATCGAGGCCAAGGCCGAGTTGGTGCGCCGGCAGCTCGAGGCCGCGCTGACCGTCAAACCCGCGGAGCTGCAGTGGTCGCTGGCCCGCACCGACCACGCCGACGCCGACACCGAGGAAGCCGCCAGCGCGCTGCTGCACTGCGTGGTCCGCGACCCCGATCCCGCGAACGTCGGGCGCCAGTTCTCCTCGGCGGCCGTGGAATTGGCGCTCGCCAGTTACCCGGGTTTTCACGTGACCGCCCCGCCGGGTGACGGTCAGGTCTACGGCGTGTTCACCGCCGGCTACGTCGATGCCGATGAGGTGTCGCACGTCGCGGTGCACACCGACGGCACCCGCACCGACATCCCTTGTGCCAACCAGACTTTGGCGTTGGCACCCGCCGATCCCCCGCCTTTGCCGGAGCCGTTGCCCGCCGGGCCGACGCGGCGGGTGCCGCTGGGCCGCATCGCGGGGGCGCGCAGCGGTGACAAGGGCGGCTCGGCCAACGTCGGGGTCTGGGTCCGCACCGACGACCAATGGCGCTGGCTGGCCAACACGCTGACCGTCGAGCTGCTCAAGGAGCTGCTGCCGGAAGCGGCGGAGTTCGACGTGACCCGCCACGCGTTACCGAACCTGCGTGCGGTCAACTTCGTCATCGACGGCATCCTCGGCCAGGGCGTCGCTTATCAGGCGCGCTTCGATCCGCAGGCCAAGGGACTGGGTGAATGGTTACGCGGCCGCCATGTCGACATCCCCGAAAGGCTGTTATGA
- a CDS encoding acyl-CoA dehydrogenase family protein, translating to MNLWTTPEREQLRKTVRSFTEREILPHADEWERTGELPRDLHRRAGAAGLLGAGFPEAVGGGGGDGADAVIICEEVHQSGAPGGVFASLFTCGIAVPHMIASGDQRLIDEFVRPTLAGDKIGALAITEPGGGSDVGHLRTSAVLDGDHYVVNGAKTYITSGVRADYVVTAVRTGGPGAAGVSLLVVEKGTPGFEVSRKLAKMGWRSSDTAELSFVDARVPAANLVGAENSGFLQIAQAFVSERIGLAAQAYSSAQRCLDLTVQWCRDRETFGRPLISRQPVQNTLAEMARRIDVARVYSRHVVERQLAGETNLIAEVCFAKNTAVEAGEWVANQAVQLFGGMGYMAESEVERQYRDMRILGIGGGTTEILTSLAAKTLGYQS from the coding sequence ATGAATCTTTGGACGACGCCGGAGCGCGAACAGCTGCGAAAGACGGTGCGCTCCTTCACCGAACGCGAAATCCTGCCCCACGCCGACGAGTGGGAGCGCACCGGCGAGCTGCCGCGCGACCTGCACCGGCGCGCCGGGGCGGCCGGCCTGCTGGGCGCGGGATTCCCCGAGGCGGTGGGCGGGGGCGGCGGTGACGGCGCGGACGCGGTGATCATCTGCGAAGAGGTGCATCAGTCCGGCGCGCCGGGCGGGGTGTTCGCCTCGCTGTTCACCTGCGGCATCGCGGTGCCGCACATGATCGCGTCCGGCGATCAGCGGCTGATCGACGAGTTCGTCCGGCCCACGTTGGCCGGCGACAAGATCGGCGCGCTGGCCATCACCGAGCCCGGCGGCGGCTCGGACGTCGGGCACCTGCGGACGTCGGCGGTGCTGGACGGTGATCACTACGTGGTCAACGGCGCCAAAACCTACATCACCTCGGGGGTGCGCGCCGACTACGTCGTCACCGCGGTGCGCACCGGCGGGCCCGGCGCGGCGGGGGTTTCGCTGCTGGTGGTCGAGAAGGGCACACCCGGTTTCGAGGTGAGCCGCAAGCTGGCCAAGATGGGGTGGCGGTCCTCGGACACCGCCGAGCTGTCCTTCGTCGACGCACGGGTGCCGGCGGCCAACCTGGTGGGCGCCGAGAACAGTGGGTTCCTGCAGATCGCGCAGGCGTTCGTTTCGGAGCGGATCGGGCTTGCCGCGCAGGCGTATTCGAGCGCACAGCGGTGCCTGGACCTGACGGTGCAGTGGTGCCGCGACCGGGAGACCTTCGGGCGGCCGCTGATATCCCGGCAGCCGGTACAGAACACACTGGCCGAGATGGCCCGCCGCATCGACGTCGCCCGGGTCTACTCCCGCCACGTGGTCGAGCGTCAACTCGCCGGCGAGACCAACCTGATCGCCGAGGTGTGCTTCGCCAAGAACACCGCCGTGGAGGCGGGGGAATGGGTGGCCAACCAGGCCGTCCAGCTGTTCGGCGGCATGGGCTACATGGCCGAATCCGAAGTCGAACGCCAGTACCGGGACATGCGGATCCTGGGCATCGGCGGCGGAACCACCGAAATCCTGACCTCACTGGCCGCGAAAACGCTGGGGTATCAGTCATGA
- a CDS encoding acyl-CoA carboxylase subunit beta produces the protein MTTLQSALDPSSPAYADAASTATSRLDEIGAELAKALAGGGPKYVQRHHDRGKLTARERIELLVDPDSPFLELSPLAAWGSAFTVGASTVTGIGVVSGVECLIVANDPTVKGGTSNPWTLRKILRANQIAFQNRLPVISLVESGGADLPTQKEIFIPGGQMFRDLTRLSAAGIPTIALVFGNSTAGGAYIPGMSDHVVMIKERSKVFLAGPPLVKMATGEESDDESLGGAEMHARISGLADYFAADELDAIRIGRRIVARLNWRKEGPAPGPVTDPLFDAEELIGIVPADLRIPFDPREVIARIVDGSEFDEFKAMYGSSLVTGWARLHGYPLGILANARGVLFSEESQKATQFIQLANRSNTPLLFLHNTTGYMVGKDYEEGGMIKHGSMMINAVSNSTVPHISLLIGASYGAGHYGMCGRAYDPRFLFAWPSAKSAVMGGAQLAGVLSIVARAAAEARGQQVDEEADAAMRAAVEGQIEAESLPLVLSGMLYDDGVIDPRDTRTVLGMCLSAIANGPIKGTSNFGVFRM, from the coding sequence ATGACCACTTTGCAATCCGCGCTGGACCCGAGCTCCCCCGCCTACGCCGACGCGGCGTCGACGGCGACCTCGCGCCTCGACGAGATCGGGGCCGAGCTCGCCAAAGCCCTTGCCGGCGGCGGCCCGAAGTATGTCCAGCGCCACCACGACCGCGGCAAGCTGACCGCCCGCGAACGCATCGAGCTCCTCGTCGACCCGGACTCCCCGTTCCTGGAGCTCAGCCCGCTCGCGGCATGGGGCAGCGCATTCACGGTCGGCGCCAGCACAGTCACCGGAATAGGCGTGGTGTCGGGCGTCGAATGCCTGATCGTCGCCAACGACCCCACCGTCAAGGGCGGCACCAGCAACCCGTGGACGCTGCGGAAGATATTGCGGGCCAACCAGATCGCCTTCCAGAACCGGCTGCCCGTCATCTCGCTGGTGGAATCCGGTGGGGCGGACCTGCCCACCCAGAAAGAAATCTTCATCCCCGGCGGGCAGATGTTCCGCGACCTGACCCGCCTGTCGGCGGCCGGCATCCCCACCATTGCCCTGGTTTTCGGTAACTCCACCGCCGGCGGCGCCTACATCCCCGGCATGTCCGACCACGTCGTGATGATCAAAGAACGTTCGAAAGTGTTCCTGGCCGGTCCCCCGCTGGTGAAGATGGCCACCGGCGAAGAATCCGACGACGAATCACTGGGCGGCGCCGAAATGCACGCCCGCATATCGGGTTTGGCCGACTACTTCGCCGCCGACGAGCTCGACGCCATCCGCATCGGGCGCCGCATCGTGGCCCGGCTGAACTGGCGCAAAGAGGGCCCCGCGCCCGGGCCCGTCACCGACCCACTGTTCGACGCCGAGGAGCTCATCGGCATCGTGCCGGCGGACCTGCGCATCCCGTTCGACCCGCGCGAGGTGATCGCCCGCATCGTCGACGGCTCCGAATTCGACGAATTCAAGGCCATGTACGGGTCGTCGCTGGTCACGGGCTGGGCCCGGCTGCACGGCTACCCGTTGGGCATCCTGGCCAACGCGCGCGGCGTCCTGTTCAGCGAGGAGTCGCAGAAGGCCACCCAATTCATTCAGCTGGCCAACCGCTCCAACACCCCACTGCTGTTCCTGCACAACACCACCGGCTACATGGTGGGTAAGGACTACGAGGAGGGCGGGATGATCAAGCACGGCTCGATGATGATCAACGCCGTCTCCAACTCGACCGTCCCGCACATCTCGCTGCTGATCGGCGCGTCGTACGGGGCCGGCCACTACGGCATGTGCGGCCGCGCCTATGACCCCCGGTTCCTGTTCGCCTGGCCCAGCGCCAAATCCGCGGTGATGGGCGGTGCCCAGCTCGCGGGCGTGCTGTCGATCGTCGCCCGGGCCGCCGCCGAAGCCCGCGGACAGCAGGTCGACGAGGAGGCCGATGCCGCGATGCGGGCGGCGGTCGAGGGGCAGATCGAGGCGGAGTCGCTGCCGTTGGTCCTGTCCGGCATGCTCTACGACGACGGGGTGATCGACCCGCGCGACACCCGCACGGTGCTGGGAATGTGTCTGTCCGCCATCGCCAATGGCCCGATCAAGGGGACGTCGAACTTCGGCGTCTTCCGGATGTGA